A genomic window from Candidatus Obscuribacterales bacterium includes:
- the amrS gene encoding AmmeMemoRadiSam system radical SAM enzyme, with translation MLVGKYPGRWWRPVEDGARIKCNLCPRQCVMKDGDRGFCFVRQNVGGEMILTTYGMSTGFCVDPVEKKPLNHFLPGTSVLSFGTAGCNLGCRFCQNWSISKSREIAALSEKATPDEIAEAALKLGCKSVAFTYNDPVLWAEYAIDTAKACHERGLKTIAVTAGYITPEARPEFYSVMDAANVDLKAFTELFYQHLCLAHLEPVLDTLKWLKKETNVWFELTNLVIPEENDSADEIARMCDWILKNLGDDVPIHFTAYHPDFKLNRPPTPHATLIRARNQAIEAGIKFAYVGNVYDVERESTYCPKCHECLIERDWFQLGVYRLKGNKCSFCKEPIPGLFEKNKGNWGRQRLPVVIDHADVHPGLPGRLQCGGP, from the coding sequence ATGTTAGTTGGGAAATATCCAGGTCGCTGGTGGAGACCAGTTGAGGACGGCGCGCGTATAAAATGTAATCTTTGTCCCCGTCAGTGTGTGATGAAAGACGGTGACAGGGGTTTTTGCTTCGTGCGACAGAATGTCGGCGGCGAGATGATATTAACTACTTACGGCATGAGCACTGGGTTTTGCGTGGACCCCGTGGAGAAGAAACCACTGAATCACTTTCTACCAGGTACGAGCGTACTTTCATTTGGCACAGCCGGATGCAACTTGGGATGCCGCTTTTGCCAGAATTGGTCAATCAGTAAATCACGTGAGATCGCAGCACTATCCGAGAAGGCCACACCTGATGAAATTGCAGAAGCAGCACTAAAACTGGGTTGTAAGTCAGTTGCGTTTACTTATAACGATCCCGTTCTTTGGGCTGAATACGCAATTGACACAGCCAAAGCCTGCCACGAGCGAGGACTGAAGACTATCGCGGTCACCGCTGGTTACATTACACCTGAGGCACGCCCGGAATTCTATTCGGTAATGGACGCAGCCAATGTGGACTTGAAAGCTTTTACTGAACTCTTCTATCAACACCTATGCTTGGCTCATCTTGAACCTGTCCTAGACACACTCAAATGGTTGAAAAAAGAAACTAACGTTTGGTTCGAATTAACAAATCTCGTTATACCGGAAGAAAACGATTCAGCAGACGAAATTGCTCGCATGTGCGACTGGATTTTGAAAAATCTAGGCGATGACGTGCCAATACATTTCACCGCCTATCACCCGGATTTCAAATTGAACCGGCCGCCTACACCGCATGCCACTCTTATTCGCGCGCGCAACCAAGCAATAGAGGCCGGTATAAAGTTTGCCTACGTCGGCAATGTCTACGATGTTGAAAGAGAAAGTACCTACTGTCCGAAATGCCATGAGTGTCTGATAGAACGCGACTGGTTCCAGCTAGGCGTTTATCGGCTTAAGGGAAACAAGTGCAGTTTTTGCAAAGAGCCTATTCCGGGACTATTTGAGAAAAACAAAGGAAACTGGGGCAGACAAAGGCTTCCGGTGGTTATCGACCACGCAGACGTCCACCCAGGATTGCCTGGGCGTTTACAGTGCGGCGGGCCGTAA